Proteins encoded by one window of Enterococcus faecalis:
- a CDS encoding ABC transporter ATP-binding protein, with product MEEKYQSEWSRELPMKEQLTIVQRLFRFAKPFRRMFYTAILFAFGLSIINILLPRVIQVFMDNYLTPKTATMQVILTFAAIYFFGVIVKSIVWFFQWYLYSMASLKTYQYIRVKLFEKLHTLGMRYFDQTPAGSTVSRVTNDTETLFEFWYVFLMVITGIFAVISSFFAMFQLSPEISFYCLIFLPILLVVIWYYQKFSSKLYRSMREKLSQLNTKLNEYISGMQIIQQFRQEKRLEKEFEETNDDYLKTRVAMIRMNSLLLSPIINLLYTLAIALALTMFGIDALHSPVEAGMIYAFVTYVQAFFNPMTQMMDFLSIFTDGIVAGSRILKIMDTEELTPQQSVGANGEIIRGKIEFRNVTFSYDGKNEVLKNISFVANPGETVALVGHTGSGKSSIINVLMRFYEFYEGQILIDDRDIRDFPMTELREKMGLVLQDAFMFYGDIAGNIRLLNPTITDEQIKQAAEFVQADKFIHTLPNTYHAKVIERGASYSSGQRQLISFARTIVTDPKILVLDEATANIDTETEGLIQEGLAKMRQGRTTIAIAHRLSTIRDANLILVLDKGQIVERGTHETLLAEGGLYADMYQLQSTEV from the coding sequence ATGGAAGAAAAGTATCAATCCGAATGGTCCAGAGAATTACCGATGAAAGAACAATTAACGATTGTTCAGCGTTTGTTTCGTTTTGCCAAACCGTTTCGACGCATGTTTTACACAGCTATTCTCTTTGCATTTGGCTTATCAATTATCAATATTCTTTTGCCTAGAGTCATTCAAGTTTTTATGGATAATTATTTAACGCCTAAAACTGCTACAATGCAAGTGATTCTAACTTTTGCTGCTATTTATTTCTTTGGTGTCATTGTCAAAAGTATTGTTTGGTTTTTCCAATGGTATTTGTATTCGATGGCTTCTTTAAAAACGTATCAATATATACGAGTGAAATTATTTGAAAAATTACACACTTTAGGTATGCGTTATTTTGATCAAACACCAGCGGGTTCGACGGTGTCTCGTGTTACAAATGACACAGAAACATTGTTTGAATTCTGGTATGTATTCCTAATGGTGATTACAGGAATTTTTGCCGTAATCTCGTCATTTTTTGCAATGTTTCAACTCAGTCCAGAAATTTCATTTTATTGTCTAATTTTCTTGCCAATTTTATTAGTTGTAATTTGGTATTACCAAAAATTTAGTTCAAAATTATATCGCAGTATGCGGGAAAAATTAAGTCAATTAAACACCAAACTAAATGAATACATCTCTGGTATGCAAATCATTCAACAATTTCGCCAAGAAAAGCGTTTGGAAAAAGAATTTGAGGAAACCAATGATGATTATTTAAAAACACGAGTAGCAATGATTCGTATGAATTCGTTATTATTAAGTCCTATCATTAATTTGTTGTATACGTTGGCGATTGCATTGGCCTTAACTATGTTTGGCATCGATGCTTTACATTCTCCTGTAGAAGCGGGGATGATTTATGCTTTTGTAACGTATGTCCAAGCTTTTTTTAATCCGATGACACAAATGATGGACTTCCTAAGTATCTTTACAGATGGGATTGTCGCAGGTAGTCGTATTTTAAAAATTATGGATACGGAAGAATTAACGCCGCAACAATCAGTAGGTGCGAATGGGGAAATTATTCGCGGGAAAATTGAATTTCGCAATGTTACTTTTTCTTATGACGGCAAAAACGAAGTATTGAAAAATATTAGCTTTGTCGCAAATCCCGGGGAAACCGTCGCTTTAGTCGGTCATACAGGAAGTGGTAAAAGTTCAATTATTAATGTACTCATGCGTTTCTATGAATTTTATGAAGGGCAGATTTTAATTGATGATCGTGACATTCGTGATTTTCCCATGACAGAATTACGGGAAAAGATGGGCTTAGTATTACAGGACGCTTTCATGTTTTATGGAGATATTGCTGGAAATATCCGTTTACTGAATCCAACTATCACAGATGAACAAATTAAACAGGCTGCGGAATTTGTTCAGGCGGATAAATTTATCCACACGTTACCCAATACCTATCATGCGAAAGTCATTGAACGAGGAGCTAGTTATTCTAGCGGACAACGTCAATTAATTTCGTTTGCACGAACGATTGTGACTGATCCCAAAATTTTAGTTTTAGATGAAGCAACCGCTAATATTGATACAGAAACAGAAGGATTGATTCAAGAAGGATTAGCCAAAATGCGTCAAGGGAGAACGACAATTGCGATTGCGCATCGCCTTTCGACGATTCGTGACGCAAACTTGATTTTAGTTTTAGACAAAGGGCAGATTGTAGAACGAGGAACGCACGAAACGTTACTGGCAGAAGGTGGCCTTTATGCGGATATGTATCAGTTACAAAGTACGGAAGTTTAA
- a CDS encoding ABC transporter ATP-binding protein translates to MSIFKKLGWFFKQEKKSYIIGVFSLMMVALVQLVPPKVIGVVVDEIVNKEIRLTKIIVWVALLIGAGLAQYLFRYIWRMHIWGSAARLEKELRTQLFHHFTKMDSIFYQKYRTGDLMAHATNDLNAIQNVAGAGILTFADSVITGGTTIIAMVLFVDWRLTLIALLPLPLLAVTSRVLGSKLHDAFRDSQAAFSAINDKTQESITGIKVIKTFGQEKEDLADFTEKIDDAIVKNKRTNFLDALFDPFITLIIGVSYVLTIIIGGRFIMEGTISLGQLVSFIAYIGMLVWPMFAIGRLFNVLERGNASYDRVNELLHEKTHIIERNAIKTMAQGTISMKIDSFSYPKEEAVALENIQFSLQEGETLGIVGKTGAGKTTILKLLMREYDQYQGTISFGKHNIKNYTLDALMGAMGYVPQDHFLFSMTVRDNIRFAKPDLEQAAVEQAAALAFINQEIKAFPEGYDTMVGERGVSLSGGQKQRISIARALIVEPELLILDDALSAVDAKTEEAILSNLKETRQEKTTIITAHRLSSVMHAKEILVLDEGKIIERGTHPELLAQKGWYQRMWEKQQLEAKIEGSES, encoded by the coding sequence ATGTCCATATTCAAAAAATTAGGCTGGTTTTTTAAGCAAGAGAAAAAAAGTTATATTATTGGGGTTTTCTCATTAATGATGGTCGCTCTTGTTCAATTAGTCCCGCCCAAAGTTATTGGCGTCGTTGTAGATGAAATCGTTAACAAAGAAATTCGCTTAACGAAAATTATTGTGTGGGTTGCACTCTTGATTGGTGCTGGGCTTGCCCAATATCTTTTTCGCTATATTTGGCGGATGCATATTTGGGGGAGTGCCGCTCGTTTGGAAAAAGAGCTACGGACTCAATTATTTCATCATTTCACAAAAATGGATAGCATCTTTTATCAGAAATATCGGACAGGTGACTTGATGGCGCATGCAACCAATGATTTAAATGCCATCCAAAATGTGGCTGGAGCTGGGATTTTAACGTTTGCCGACTCTGTGATTACGGGAGGAACAACGATTATCGCAATGGTTCTATTTGTCGATTGGCGCTTAACATTAATTGCTTTATTACCGCTGCCTTTATTAGCCGTCACTTCACGAGTTCTAGGTTCTAAGTTGCATGATGCCTTTCGAGATTCACAAGCTGCTTTTTCAGCGATTAATGATAAAACACAAGAAAGTATCACTGGAATTAAAGTCATTAAAACATTTGGGCAAGAAAAAGAAGATCTTGCTGATTTTACAGAGAAAATTGATGATGCTATCGTCAAAAATAAACGAACGAACTTTTTAGATGCACTGTTTGATCCGTTTATTACGCTGATTATTGGTGTTTCTTATGTTTTGACAATTATTATTGGTGGTCGTTTCATCATGGAAGGAACGATTAGTTTAGGTCAGTTGGTCTCTTTCATTGCCTATATTGGGATGCTAGTTTGGCCAATGTTTGCGATTGGGCGCTTATTTAATGTGTTAGAACGTGGGAATGCTAGTTACGATCGTGTGAACGAATTATTACATGAAAAAACGCATATTATCGAACGAAATGCCATCAAAACAATGGCGCAAGGGACAATTTCAATGAAGATTGATTCTTTTTCTTATCCAAAAGAAGAGGCAGTGGCATTGGAAAACATCCAATTTTCGTTGCAAGAAGGAGAAACCTTGGGGATTGTTGGTAAAACAGGCGCTGGTAAAACCACTATTTTGAAGTTGTTGATGCGTGAATATGACCAATACCAAGGAACGATTTCCTTTGGAAAACATAACATTAAAAATTACACATTAGATGCATTGATGGGTGCAATGGGGTACGTGCCACAGGACCACTTTCTCTTTTCCATGACGGTACGAGATAACATTCGTTTTGCTAAACCAGACTTGGAACAAGCGGCAGTTGAACAAGCGGCAGCATTAGCATTTATTAACCAAGAAATTAAAGCATTCCCTGAAGGCTATGACACAATGGTTGGGGAACGTGGCGTTTCGCTTTCTGGAGGACAAAAACAACGGATTTCTATTGCACGGGCCTTGATTGTTGAACCAGAATTGTTAATTTTAGACGATGCCTTATCTGCAGTCGATGCGAAGACTGAAGAGGCGATTTTATCAAATCTAAAAGAAACGCGCCAAGAAAAAACCACTATCATTACAGCGCATCGTTTAAGTAGTGTCATGCATGCAAAAGAAATCTTAGTGTTGGATGAAGGGAAAATTATTGAACGGGGGACGCATCCAGAGTTACTGGCTCAGAAGGGTTGGTATCAGCGGATGTGGGAAAAACAGCAATTAGAAGCGAAAATTGAAGGGAGTGAGAGTTAA
- a CDS encoding YneF family protein, giving the protein MATGWVVLIAVIALLVGAAGGFFLARKYMQDYFKKNPPVNEDMLRMMMASMGQKPSEKKVRQMMQQMKNQGK; this is encoded by the coding sequence ATGGCAACAGGTTGGGTAGTATTAATCGCAGTAATCGCTTTATTAGTAGGCGCTGCAGGGGGCTTTTTCCTTGCACGCAAATATATGCAAGATTATTTCAAAAAAAATCCTCCCGTTAATGAGGATATGTTACGCATGATGATGGCATCAATGGGTCAAAAACCGTCAGAGAAAAAGGTTAGACAAATGATGCAACAAATGAAAAACCAAGGAAAATAG
- a CDS encoding deoxyribonuclease IV: MLLGSHVSMSGKKMLLGSAEEAASYGSTTFMIYTGAPQNTRRKPIEEMNIEAGQAFMKEHNLSNIVVHAPYIINLGNTIKTENFGFAVDFLRQEIERAQALGATQITLHPGAHVGAGPEAGIKQIVKGLNEVLWKEQIPQIALETMAGKGTEIGRTFDELAAIIDGVTLNDKLSVTLDTCHINDAGYNVKDDFDGVLVEFDKIIGLDRLKVIHVNDSKNPMGSHKDRHANIGFGTIGFEALNGVVHHEKLTALPKILETPYVGEDKKNKKAPYGFEIAMLKNQTFDPELLEKIQGQN, translated from the coding sequence ATGTTATTAGGATCACACGTTAGTATGAGTGGCAAGAAAATGCTATTAGGCTCTGCCGAGGAAGCGGCTAGTTATGGCTCAACAACCTTTATGATTTATACAGGTGCGCCACAAAACACGCGCCGGAAACCGATTGAAGAAATGAATATTGAAGCTGGGCAAGCGTTTATGAAGGAACACAATTTAAGTAATATCGTCGTTCATGCCCCGTATATTATTAATTTAGGCAATACAATTAAAACGGAAAATTTCGGTTTTGCCGTAGACTTTTTGCGACAAGAAATTGAGCGAGCACAAGCGTTGGGAGCAACGCAAATCACGTTACACCCAGGTGCGCATGTTGGCGCAGGTCCAGAAGCCGGCATTAAACAAATTGTTAAAGGTCTAAACGAAGTCTTGTGGAAAGAGCAAATCCCTCAAATCGCTTTAGAAACAATGGCTGGTAAAGGAACCGAAATCGGCCGTACGTTTGACGAACTAGCTGCGATTATTGACGGAGTTACGCTAAATGATAAGCTTTCTGTCACTCTGGATACTTGCCACATTAATGATGCAGGGTATAATGTAAAAGATGATTTTGATGGCGTATTAGTTGAATTTGATAAAATTATCGGATTGGATCGTTTAAAAGTTATTCATGTGAATGATTCTAAAAATCCTATGGGCTCACATAAAGATCGTCATGCCAATATTGGCTTTGGCACTATTGGTTTTGAAGCTTTAAACGGTGTGGTTCACCATGAAAAATTAACTGCTTTACCAAAAATTTTAGAAACACCTTATGTCGGAGAAGACAAAAAAAATAAAAAGGCCCCTTACGGCTTTGAAATTGCGATGTTAAAAAATCAAACATTTGATCCAGAATTATTAGAAAAAATTCAAGGACAAAACTAA
- a CDS encoding DUF1801 domain-containing protein — protein sequence MGQSIETVTAYIETVEPKWRIAYQQVLDAVSQNLPAGFELTMQYGMPTFVVPLSVFPEGYLNRGDEPLPFISLGATKRQVALYHMGLMGNEAVRSWFQEAYQEQVSTKLNMGKSCLRFTNPKRIPYELIGELVTKITLEEWLQQYQHYQKKKKNY from the coding sequence ATGGGGCAGTCAATTGAAACAGTTACAGCATACATCGAAACAGTCGAACCAAAATGGCGAATTGCTTATCAGCAAGTATTAGACGCCGTTTCGCAAAATTTGCCAGCAGGATTTGAATTAACAATGCAATATGGCATGCCAACCTTTGTTGTGCCGCTTTCAGTATTTCCAGAAGGCTATCTCAACCGTGGTGATGAGCCGTTACCATTTATCAGCTTAGGCGCTACTAAAAGGCAAGTAGCTTTATATCACATGGGATTAATGGGAAATGAAGCCGTCCGAAGTTGGTTTCAAGAAGCCTATCAGGAACAAGTGTCAACAAAGCTAAACATGGGGAAAAGTTGTCTTCGCTTCACTAATCCTAAGCGAATACCCTATGAACTAATTGGCGAATTAGTAACAAAAATCACGCTTGAAGAATGGCTGCAACAGTATCAACACTACCAAAAGAAAAAGAAGAATTATTAG
- a CDS encoding YdeI/OmpD-associated family protein produces the protein MKSIVEKLNLTKYQQLVILNRPQGEYLSEFASAAQQLPSEPVELIFAFVKTMAEFQEIVSMVIEGQHLVENGLLYVAYPKKGNKMYPTFVHRDEIFPTLQVNETDGYIKGSTLKFNRMVSLDETFTVVGMKNVLKKPAKNQTSSAVGDYVQYLPEIEALVQTEPAAAATFAALTPGYQKEWARYVFSAKRAETRKKRQTEMLVILKEGYKTKALYQQRKK, from the coding sequence ATGAAATCAATTGTCGAAAAGTTAAACTTAACGAAGTATCAGCAACTAGTTATTTTAAATAGACCACAGGGAGAGTATCTATCTGAATTTGCTTCAGCCGCGCAGCAATTACCCTCAGAACCAGTTGAGCTGATTTTTGCATTTGTGAAAACGATGGCGGAATTTCAAGAGATTGTTTCAATGGTGATTGAAGGTCAACATTTAGTAGAAAATGGGTTGTTATATGTGGCTTATCCGAAAAAAGGCAATAAAATGTATCCAACCTTTGTCCACCGAGATGAAATTTTTCCAACATTACAAGTAAACGAGACAGATGGGTATATTAAAGGCTCAACCTTAAAATTTAATCGCATGGTTAGTTTAGATGAGACTTTTACGGTTGTCGGCATGAAGAATGTTCTTAAAAAGCCAGCGAAGAATCAGACCAGTTCTGCTGTTGGGGATTATGTTCAATATTTACCAGAAATTGAAGCGTTGGTACAAACAGAACCAGCTGCTGCAGCGACATTCGCTGCATTAACGCCTGGTTATCAAAAAGAGTGGGCGCGGTATGTATTTAGTGCAAAGCGAGCGGAGACACGGAAAAAGCGGCAAACTGAAATGTTAGTCATTTTAAAAGAAGGCTATAAAACCAAAGCTCTTTATCAGCAAAGGAAGAAATAA
- the tyrS gene encoding tyrosine--tRNA ligase produces MNSAFFEELKARGLVYQVTDEEALQKQLNEESVKLYIGFDPTADSLHIGHLLPILMLRRFQQNGHVPIALVGGGTGMIGDPSFKDAERSLNTLDTVKAWSESIKGQLSRFIDFEDEKNPAILANNYDWLGELSLIDFLRDVGKNFTINYMMSKESVKRRIETGISYTEFAYQLLQAYDFLKLYETEGCLLQLGGSDQWGNITSGIELLRREQEVQGFGLTMPLITKADGTKFGKTEGNAVWLDAEKTSPYEFYQFWINTDDRDVVKFLKYFTFLTLDEIATIEEEFTANPGQRAAQKALAKEVTTLVHGEAAYHQAVKISEALFSGDIQSLTAEEIKQGFKDVPTYEVQPEDQLSLVDLLVTSKIEPSKRQAREDVQNGAIYVNGERRQDLAAELTETDKIEGQFTVIRRGKKKYFLLKY; encoded by the coding sequence ATGAATTCAGCTTTTTTTGAAGAATTAAAAGCCCGTGGGTTGGTCTACCAAGTCACAGATGAAGAAGCCTTACAAAAACAATTAAATGAAGAATCTGTTAAATTATATATCGGCTTTGATCCAACGGCAGACAGTTTACACATCGGGCATCTACTCCCAATTCTTATGTTACGTCGTTTCCAACAAAATGGTCATGTGCCCATTGCTTTAGTTGGTGGCGGAACAGGCATGATTGGTGATCCATCATTCAAAGATGCAGAGCGTAGTTTAAACACACTTGATACAGTGAAAGCTTGGTCTGAAAGTATTAAGGGCCAGTTGTCACGTTTTATCGATTTTGAAGATGAAAAAAATCCAGCGATTCTAGCAAATAACTATGATTGGCTTGGAGAGCTTTCGTTAATTGATTTCTTACGTGATGTTGGAAAAAACTTTACAATTAACTATATGATGAGTAAAGAAAGCGTGAAACGCCGAATCGAAACAGGAATTTCTTATACTGAATTTGCGTATCAATTATTACAAGCGTATGATTTCTTGAAATTGTACGAAACAGAAGGCTGTTTATTGCAATTAGGCGGCAGTGATCAATGGGGGAACATTACTTCAGGGATTGAATTATTACGCCGAGAACAAGAAGTTCAAGGATTCGGCTTAACCATGCCTTTAATTACAAAAGCAGATGGTACCAAATTTGGTAAAACAGAAGGAAACGCAGTTTGGCTAGATGCGGAAAAAACTTCGCCATATGAATTTTATCAATTCTGGATTAACACAGATGATCGTGATGTCGTGAAATTCTTGAAATACTTTACTTTCTTAACATTGGATGAAATTGCAACAATTGAAGAAGAATTTACAGCGAACCCAGGTCAACGTGCTGCGCAAAAAGCGTTAGCCAAAGAAGTGACTACTTTAGTCCACGGTGAAGCAGCCTATCATCAAGCGGTTAAAATTTCAGAAGCTTTATTCAGCGGGGATATCCAAAGCTTAACAGCAGAAGAAATTAAACAAGGCTTTAAAGATGTACCAACGTATGAGGTGCAACCAGAGGATCAATTAAGTTTAGTCGACTTATTAGTTACCTCAAAAATAGAACCATCCAAACGTCAAGCCCGTGAAGATGTTCAAAATGGAGCGATTTACGTCAATGGAGAACGTCGACAAGATTTAGCAGCTGAATTGACAGAAACTGATAAAATCGAAGGACAATTTACTGTGATTCGTCGCGGGAAGAAAAAATATTTCTTGTTAAAATACTAA
- a CDS encoding transglycosylase domain-containing protein, whose amino-acid sequence MYHFIEVKLLKNNSSNNKQKPTTSSGGNVFLLILNVIIRVFQSLVVFGVILIVLGGSLGLGIGMGYFAFLVEDTQPPTKEELQKEISDITEVSKMTYADGTPIANIKSDLIRTRINGDQMSPLLKKAIISTEDEYFEEHHGVVPKALVRALISDATGIGGSSGGSTLTQQLVKQQILTDETTFKRKANEILLALRIEKYFSKDEIVTTYLNVSPFGRNNKGENIAGVEEAAKGLFGKSAKDLNLPQAAFIAGLPQSPIVYTPYTNTGALKDDLSLGMKRKDFVLFSMYREKAISQKEYEEAKAYDLKKDFLPTEQANVNTEGYLYYTVLDKAVEIVMDLDMKKAKVNRDDLDQVGLDQYEEQARREIQSQGYTIQSTIDQNIYNTMQTAVANYGYLLDDGTADVNGNTMIETGNILMDNATGRILGFIGGRNFDINQNNHAFNADRQVGSTIKPISVYGPAIDQGLIGSESRLANYPTTYADGREFVNSTTVDLNQFVTVRNALNWSFNIPVVHVNNELRKKMGDDNFSYNHYLSKMNYPASDAWAYESAPLGPVETNVVTQTNGFQALANKGKYQKAYMIEKITDNSGHVVYEHKDEGTQVYSPATASIMNDLLRSVVDSANTTKFKPTLAGLNPHLASADWVGKTGTTDEFKDSWLIVSTPTVTLSSWTGHDLPAPMTTTSGDNNGNYMANLANALYYANPELFGIGQKFELDPSVIKSKVSEFTGEKPGSITYNGAKFNTPGKTTTSYYAKDGAPQSTYKFGIGGTDSNYASYWGNLAPRATTNNNNNNKNNDNKKNN is encoded by the coding sequence ATGTATCATTTTATTGAGGTGAAGCTTTTGAAAAATAATTCAAGTAACAATAAGCAAAAACCAACGACCTCTTCTGGCGGCAATGTCTTTTTACTTATTTTAAATGTCATTATTCGCGTTTTTCAGTCATTAGTGGTTTTTGGGGTTATTCTGATTGTCTTAGGTGGCTCTCTTGGCTTAGGTATTGGAATGGGCTATTTTGCTTTTCTAGTTGAAGATACACAGCCCCCAACGAAGGAAGAATTGCAAAAAGAAATCAGTGATATTACCGAAGTGTCAAAAATGACTTACGCAGATGGTACTCCGATTGCTAACATCAAATCAGATTTAATTCGGACACGAATTAATGGCGATCAAATGTCTCCATTGCTAAAAAAAGCCATTATTTCAACAGAAGATGAATATTTTGAAGAACATCATGGGGTGGTACCAAAAGCGCTAGTTCGAGCGTTGATTTCTGATGCGACAGGTATCGGCGGTTCTTCTGGTGGTTCAACATTGACTCAGCAATTGGTCAAGCAACAGATTTTAACTGACGAAACGACTTTTAAACGGAAAGCCAACGAAATTTTATTAGCTTTACGTATTGAAAAATACTTTTCTAAGGACGAAATCGTGACAACTTATCTAAATGTCTCCCCTTTTGGTCGTAATAACAAAGGTGAAAATATTGCAGGCGTGGAAGAAGCAGCCAAAGGACTCTTTGGTAAAAGTGCCAAGGACTTGAATCTTCCTCAAGCGGCCTTTATCGCAGGTCTTCCCCAAAGTCCTATTGTTTACACGCCCTATACTAACACTGGTGCCTTGAAAGACGATTTGTCTTTAGGAATGAAGAGAAAAGATTTTGTTCTTTTCAGTATGTACCGAGAAAAAGCTATTTCGCAAAAGGAATATGAAGAAGCCAAAGCTTACGACTTGAAAAAAGACTTTTTACCAACAGAGCAGGCCAATGTCAATACAGAAGGCTATCTATACTACACGGTGTTAGATAAAGCAGTTGAGATTGTCATGGATTTAGATATGAAAAAAGCTAAAGTTAATCGTGATGATTTAGATCAAGTTGGTTTAGATCAATATGAAGAACAAGCACGTCGCGAAATCCAGTCGCAAGGCTATACAATCCAATCGACCATTGATCAGAATATTTACAACACGATGCAAACCGCTGTCGCAAATTATGGTTATTTGCTTGATGATGGCACTGCAGATGTCAATGGGAATACAATGATTGAAACTGGCAATATTTTAATGGATAACGCTACTGGTCGTATCCTTGGTTTTATCGGCGGCAGAAACTTCGATATAAATCAAAACAACCATGCCTTTAATGCCGATCGTCAAGTTGGTTCTACGATTAAACCAATTTCTGTCTATGGTCCTGCGATTGATCAAGGACTCATTGGTTCTGAAAGTCGTCTGGCCAACTACCCAACGACTTATGCTGATGGTCGTGAATTTGTGAACTCAACAACTGTGGATTTAAATCAATTCGTGACTGTTCGGAATGCCTTGAATTGGTCTTTCAATATACCTGTCGTTCATGTTAATAATGAGCTAAGGAAAAAAATGGGTGATGATAATTTTTCTTATAATCACTACTTAAGCAAAATGAACTATCCAGCTTCAGATGCTTGGGCTTACGAATCTGCACCTTTGGGTCCAGTAGAAACAAATGTTGTAACTCAAACAAACGGTTTCCAAGCACTTGCTAACAAAGGGAAATATCAAAAAGCCTACATGATTGAAAAAATTACAGACAATAGCGGACATGTGGTCTACGAACACAAAGATGAAGGAACGCAAGTTTATTCACCGGCGACCGCTTCTATTATGAATGACTTGTTGCGTTCAGTGGTGGATTCTGCGAATACGACAAAATTCAAACCAACGTTAGCTGGCTTGAATCCTCATTTAGCCAGTGCTGATTGGGTCGGAAAAACTGGGACAACTGATGAGTTTAAAGATTCATGGCTGATTGTCTCTACTCCAACTGTGACACTAAGTTCTTGGACGGGACATGATCTACCAGCGCCAATGACGACAACCAGCGGCGACAATAACGGGAATTATATGGCGAACTTAGCTAATGCGCTGTACTATGCGAATCCAGAATTGTTTGGCATTGGTCAAAAATTTGAATTAGACCCAAGTGTCATTAAATCAAAAGTTTCTGAATTTACTGGTGAAAAACCTGGCTCAATTACCTATAATGGTGCTAAGTTCAATACACCTGGCAAAACAACGACTTCATACTATGCCAAAGATGGTGCACCACAAAGTACCTATAAATTTGGGATCGGTGGAACAGACAGCAATTACGCTTCTTACTGGGGAAATCTTGCTCCACGTGCCACTACAAATAATAACAACAACAATAAAAACAACGATAATAAAAAGAACAACTAA
- a CDS encoding ABC transporter permease encodes MLKIETIKILKEKSLWFVFIAFILMLIYPLLAQPQQLSFKEMQYENRIKNNEQAKGKMKNEPAAKETLNEIEDESEQLRKAINAIKIGDEWALLEAEKKLEESNLNAMLKGTLYSIPIIEQQKRVKELQYLSENRIKQVDSSEVAKMPALNYLGFLLSMDFPYTLLLIIPSLMIIALATLEKRKNTVSLWNGLPLKLWKKYSIKISSILFTVGLVSYLSIFLSVISAFFKNGLGNPDYPVAIIEKGQSVTIISLSNYLSRSLIMFGMLLLALTVFSFLLSLFTGNLIVHSLLIVGVVLSSGVSLISNKFFFTAYMNFPKIINGGNGYEPMDEIGLTFDFSLKMIVVYVLISLIVSAIVLRNRKGLF; translated from the coding sequence ATGCTTAAGATAGAAACGATAAAAATATTGAAAGAGAAGAGTCTGTGGTTTGTGTTTATAGCCTTTATTTTAATGTTAATTTATCCGCTGCTAGCTCAACCCCAACAACTTTCTTTTAAAGAAATGCAATATGAAAACCGAATCAAAAATAACGAACAAGCGAAAGGAAAAATGAAAAATGAACCTGCAGCAAAAGAAACTTTAAATGAGATAGAAGATGAAAGTGAGCAATTAAGGAAAGCAATTAATGCCATCAAAATTGGTGATGAATGGGCTTTATTAGAAGCTGAGAAAAAATTGGAAGAAAGTAATTTAAATGCAATGTTAAAAGGAACGTTGTATAGTATACCAATTATTGAGCAACAAAAAAGAGTCAAAGAATTACAATATTTATCTGAAAACAGGATCAAACAAGTGGATTCTTCTGAAGTTGCTAAAATGCCTGCTTTGAATTACCTAGGTTTTCTTTTATCGATGGATTTTCCATACACATTATTATTAATTATCCCTAGTTTAATGATTATAGCGCTCGCAACTTTAGAAAAAAGAAAAAATACTGTTTCTTTATGGAATGGACTTCCCTTAAAACTATGGAAAAAATATTCTATTAAAATAAGTAGTATTTTGTTTACAGTCGGATTGGTTTCTTATCTGTCAATCTTTCTTTCTGTAATCAGTGCATTTTTCAAAAATGGTCTGGGAAACCCTGATTATCCAGTCGCGATTATTGAAAAGGGACAAAGTGTTACAATCATTTCTCTTTCTAACTATTTGTCGAGAAGCCTAATTATGTTTGGTATGCTGTTATTAGCATTGACAGTATTCAGTTTCTTGCTTTCGCTGTTTACTGGAAATTTGATTGTTCATAGCTTGCTAATTGTTGGTGTGGTATTATCTTCAGGAGTTAGCCTGATTTCCAATAAATTTTTCTTTACAGCTTATATGAATTTTCCTAAAATTATTAATGGAGGAAATGGGTATGAGCCGATGGATGAGATAGGTCTCACATTTGATTTTTCTTTAAAGATGATAGTTGTCTATGTATTAATAAGTTTAATAGTATCTGCTATTGTTTTGAGAAACAGAAAGGGATTATTTTAG